In a single window of the Desulfovibrio mangrovi genome:
- a CDS encoding glycosyltransferase, with amino-acid sequence MKYLFIHPNFPAQFRHVAARLAQSPENQVVFACTNTRPEWVIANVRKVQFGTRFQPPTNGHKLAHYYERAVAQGEAGYMLCRKLVESGFTPDVVVGHSGWGATMFVRDALPKTPFVGYFEWYYNADGADVGFDPAETVTGIQRMNLRTRNAVILNDLDACCIGQLPTTWQASQFPERYRDKLAIRHDGVDTTFFAPLSAEERAKGLVLPGLDLSGVRELVTYATRGMEPYRGFPQFMEALPRILAERPEAHVLVVGEDRVCYGKPPQEGGSWKAVMLDRLKGVPGMDRVHFTGGLPYGEYRQVLQHSMAHVYLTRPFVLSWSMLEAMSCGVPLIASATAPVEEVVEHGRNGQLVDFFSSDAIAEAVCRALSNPAEMLPMRKEARRTVLERFSLERLLPGNVQLIVDAAMGKFDSR; translated from the coding sequence ATGAAATACCTGTTTATCCACCCCAATTTTCCTGCGCAGTTCCGGCACGTGGCAGCAAGGCTGGCCCAGTCGCCCGAGAATCAGGTTGTTTTTGCCTGCACCAACACGCGCCCGGAGTGGGTGATAGCCAACGTGCGCAAGGTGCAGTTCGGCACGCGCTTTCAGCCCCCGACAAACGGCCACAAGCTGGCGCATTATTATGAGCGGGCTGTGGCACAGGGCGAGGCTGGCTACATGCTGTGCCGCAAGCTTGTCGAATCCGGTTTCACGCCGGACGTGGTGGTGGGACATTCGGGCTGGGGGGCGACCATGTTTGTGCGTGATGCCCTGCCGAAAACCCCCTTCGTGGGGTACTTCGAATGGTATTACAATGCGGACGGAGCGGATGTGGGATTTGATCCCGCCGAAACGGTCACGGGGATTCAGCGGATGAACCTGCGTACACGCAACGCGGTGATCCTGAACGACCTTGATGCCTGCTGCATCGGCCAGTTGCCTACGACATGGCAGGCGTCACAGTTTCCTGAACGGTATCGCGATAAGCTCGCCATCCGTCATGACGGAGTGGATACCACATTTTTCGCACCGCTATCCGCCGAGGAGCGGGCCAAGGGGCTTGTGTTGCCCGGCCTTGATCTTTCCGGTGTCCGTGAACTCGTCACCTACGCCACGCGGGGTATGGAGCCCTACCGAGGCTTTCCGCAGTTCATGGAGGCGTTGCCGCGCATCCTTGCCGAACGGCCAGAGGCACACGTGCTCGTGGTGGGTGAGGACAGGGTTTGTTACGGCAAACCGCCTCAGGAGGGCGGCAGCTGGAAGGCTGTGATGCTGGACAGGCTGAAAGGGGTGCCGGGTATGGACAGGGTGCACTTCACGGGGGGACTGCCCTACGGTGAATACCGTCAGGTGCTGCAGCACTCCATGGCACATGTCTACCTGACCAGACCTTTTGTGCTTTCCTGGTCCATGCTTGAAGCCATGAGCTGCGGAGTGCCGCTCATTGCCTCCGCCACTGCTCCGGTTGAGGAGGTGGTGGAGCATGGCAGGAACGGGCAGCTTGTAGACTTCTTTTCTTCCGATGCTATTGCCGAAGCGGTATGCAGGGCACTTTCCAACCCTGCTGAAATGCTTCCCATGCGCAAAGAAGCCCGCAGGACCGTTCTTGAGCGGTTCAGCCTTGAGCGGCTTTTGCCTGGCAACGTGCAGCTCATCGTGGATGCCGCTATGGGCAAGTTCGACTCTCGCTAG
- the purT gene encoding formate-dependent phosphoribosylglycinamide formyltransferase, with product MASIGTPLTPSATKIMLLGSGELGKEVAIEAMRLGAEVIAVDRYDNAPAMQVAHRSYPINMLDGAALRRIIETEKPDLIVPEIEAIATDTLVELEKEGFTVVPTARATRLTMNREGIRRLAAEELGLPTSPYRFADTEEEYRAAIAEIGLPCVVKPVMSSSGKGQSTVKTEADIAKAWAYSQEGGRTGSGRVIVEGFVEFDYEITQLTVRHKGGTSYCDPIGHLQVDGDYRLSWQPQPMSPKAIEESRRVAKVITDALGGYGLFGVELFIKGDAVIFSEVSPRPHDTGLVTVISQNMSEFALHARAILGLPIPAITQRGPAASSVVLVEGNGTGPTFGNLDKALQEPETQLLFFGKAEVKGKRRLGVALALADSIEEAKAKAQRVSSAVTVTF from the coding sequence ATGGCTTCCATCGGAACCCCTCTTACCCCGTCCGCGACCAAAATCATGCTGCTCGGCTCCGGCGAGCTGGGCAAGGAAGTCGCCATCGAGGCAATGCGTCTCGGTGCTGAAGTGATCGCCGTGGACCGCTATGATAACGCCCCCGCCATGCAGGTTGCGCATCGGTCGTACCCGATCAATATGCTTGATGGAGCTGCGCTGCGTCGAATCATCGAGACCGAAAAGCCTGACCTCATCGTGCCGGAAATTGAAGCAATCGCTACCGATACCCTTGTGGAACTGGAGAAAGAAGGGTTTACCGTTGTGCCCACGGCACGCGCAACCCGACTGACCATGAACCGCGAAGGTATTCGCAGGCTTGCTGCCGAGGAACTGGGGTTGCCCACTTCTCCCTACCGTTTTGCAGACACCGAGGAAGAATACCGTGCCGCCATCGCGGAAATCGGTCTTCCTTGCGTTGTGAAGCCCGTTATGAGCTCTTCCGGCAAGGGCCAGAGCACCGTGAAGACCGAAGCCGATATCGCCAAGGCATGGGCCTATTCCCAGGAAGGCGGTCGCACCGGCAGCGGGCGTGTAATCGTGGAAGGTTTTGTCGAGTTTGACTACGAAATCACCCAGCTGACTGTTCGCCACAAGGGCGGCACCAGCTACTGCGATCCCATCGGTCACCTGCAGGTGGACGGCGATTACCGTCTGTCCTGGCAGCCTCAGCCCATGAGCCCCAAGGCCATTGAGGAATCCCGCCGTGTAGCCAAGGTCATTACCGATGCTCTGGGCGGCTACGGCCTCTTCGGTGTGGAACTGTTCATCAAGGGTGATGCCGTTATCTTCAGTGAAGTGTCTCCGCGTCCTCACGATACCGGTCTGGTAACCGTCATTTCTCAGAATATGAGCGAGTTTGCCCTGCATGCGCGCGCCATTCTGGGCCTGCCCATTCCCGCCATCACCCAGCGCGGACCTGCCGCATCCAGCGTGGTGCTGGTGGAAGGCAACGGCACCGGCCCCACCTTCGGCAATCTGGACAAGGCCCTGCAGGAGCCTGAAACCCAGCTGCTCTTCTTCGGCAAGGCTGAAGTGAAGGGCAAGCGTCGTCTCGGCGTGGCTCTGGCGCTGGCCGATTCCATTGAGGAAGCCAAAGCCAAGGCTCAGCGCGTGTCTTCCGCCGTTACCGTGACCTTCTAG
- a CDS encoding FIST N-terminal domain-containing protein, whose translation MKAVSVRTSISVAADAEEAVRELADAIMQPEMAVVVFFCSVRYDLAALGKALRKTFPCPIIGCTSAGEFVSGMGYRKGSIVAASISSSELSVRPVLIDSLSSFSQDAADNVASSLLGNGLQGHEEKNNRFGLLMIDGLSGAEERVVFALQKVFGSVPIVGGSAGDDLELHKTFVYHDGEFHSGAALLALFETTLPFTVLQAQHFVRSESRFQITDADPDSRTVFTINDRRAASVYAEAIGVPENDLTPDLFSLHPLILRVAGQNYVRAVRAALPDGSLQFYSAIETGLILYLGTSHDIVANLERAFYDSLIQVPYPKLLIGCECIHRRLEVESLGLTHKMQRVLDRMEHIGFHTYGEQVDALHVNQTFTGVILGDHS comes from the coding sequence TTGAAAGCCGTATCAGTTCGTACCTCAATATCTGTTGCCGCTGATGCCGAAGAGGCTGTCCGCGAGCTTGCAGATGCCATTATGCAGCCTGAAATGGCGGTGGTGGTGTTCTTCTGTTCTGTCCGCTATGACCTTGCAGCGTTGGGCAAGGCGCTCCGGAAGACGTTTCCCTGTCCCATTATTGGATGCACTTCGGCCGGAGAGTTCGTTTCCGGCATGGGATATCGCAAAGGGAGTATCGTGGCGGCCAGCATCAGTTCGTCAGAACTGTCAGTTCGCCCTGTATTGATTGATTCGCTGTCGTCCTTTTCGCAGGATGCGGCCGACAATGTGGCGTCTTCGTTGCTGGGCAACGGCTTGCAGGGACATGAGGAAAAGAACAACAGGTTCGGCCTGCTGATGATAGACGGACTCTCCGGAGCTGAGGAGCGTGTGGTCTTTGCGTTGCAAAAGGTCTTTGGTTCCGTCCCAATCGTGGGCGGCTCGGCAGGGGACGATCTTGAACTGCACAAGACCTTCGTCTACCACGACGGGGAGTTTCACTCCGGTGCCGCTTTGCTGGCTCTGTTTGAGACGACTCTGCCTTTCACCGTGTTGCAGGCGCAACATTTCGTCAGGTCTGAGAGCCGGTTTCAGATCACGGACGCAGACCCTGATTCGCGAACGGTTTTCACCATTAATGACCGGCGGGCAGCCTCTGTCTATGCCGAAGCCATTGGTGTGCCTGAAAACGACCTGACTCCGGATTTGTTTTCGCTGCATCCGCTCATCCTCAGGGTTGCAGGGCAGAATTACGTGCGGGCGGTGCGCGCTGCGTTGCCGGATGGCAGTCTGCAGTTCTACAGCGCCATTGAGACCGGACTCATTCTGTATCTGGGAACCAGTCACGACATCGTCGCCAATCTTGAGCGCGCTTTTTATGACAGCCTTATTCAGGTGCCGTATCCCAAGCTGCTTATAGGCTGCGAATGCATACATCGCCGGCTTGAAGTGGAGTCACTGGGGCTTACCCACAAGATGCAGCGTGTTCTGGACAGGATGGAGCACATCGGTTTTCACACCTACGGGGAACAGGTTGACGCCCTGCATGTGAACCAGACCTTTACCGGTGTTATTCTGGGAGACCATTCCTAG
- a CDS encoding sigma-54-dependent transcriptional regulator: MAHPPSERILLVEDDPAFGTMLNEALEAKGYRVQRVSRAEDGLELLRTERFDLILTDVKLPGMSGLESIPHFKQRAPESDIIVMTAFSTKEMAVEAVRQGAYDFFSKPFSLSELEIVVRRCMEKRHLQNKLVQLQSNLLCSGPTGCIIGESTAIREVKERIERIAPLETTVLILGESGTGKELVSDTVHALSPRAGKPFIRVNCAAIPENLFENELFGHEKGAFTGAVQAQPGKFELADKGTILLDEIGDMPLSIQPKLLRVVEQKQVERLGGRKPITLDVRIIAATNQHLDELIREKRFREDLYYRLNVAVIELPPLRKRKEDIPLLARHFLNRIRTQLALDVDGFTSAAVFALQQYDWPGNVRQLANVLEGLAISAAPGRIDERHVIRALSGSTEGAAALQVSGTADWKAESSLAALPDGPINLKDSVAELERMLILNALQRTHGNQKEAAALLALNPKNLWAKMQKHEISQNDIKASLP, from the coding sequence ATGGCTCACCCTCCATCTGAACGCATTCTGCTCGTGGAAGACGACCCCGCCTTCGGCACCATGCTCAATGAAGCACTGGAAGCCAAAGGATATCGTGTGCAGCGGGTATCAAGAGCTGAAGACGGGCTGGAGCTTTTACGCACGGAACGCTTCGACCTGATTCTTACAGATGTGAAGCTGCCCGGAATGTCCGGACTTGAATCCATTCCCCACTTCAAACAAAGAGCACCGGAGAGTGACATCATCGTCATGACCGCTTTCTCGACCAAGGAAATGGCTGTTGAGGCCGTGCGGCAAGGGGCCTACGACTTCTTCTCAAAGCCTTTCAGCCTGAGCGAACTGGAAATAGTGGTTCGCCGCTGCATGGAAAAACGGCACCTCCAGAACAAACTGGTCCAGTTGCAATCCAACCTGCTGTGCAGTGGGCCAACAGGATGCATTATCGGCGAAAGCACAGCCATCCGTGAAGTGAAGGAGCGCATAGAGCGCATCGCCCCGCTGGAAACCACAGTACTCATTCTCGGCGAATCCGGCACCGGCAAGGAACTGGTATCAGACACTGTGCACGCCCTCTCACCTCGGGCAGGAAAACCGTTCATACGGGTGAACTGTGCGGCCATCCCCGAAAACCTGTTCGAAAATGAACTGTTCGGTCATGAAAAAGGAGCCTTCACCGGCGCAGTGCAAGCGCAGCCCGGAAAGTTCGAGCTGGCGGACAAAGGCACCATCCTGCTGGACGAAATCGGTGACATGCCGCTTTCCATCCAGCCCAAACTCCTGCGCGTGGTGGAACAGAAACAGGTGGAGAGGCTGGGCGGACGCAAACCCATTACGCTGGATGTGCGCATAATAGCTGCCACCAACCAGCACCTTGACGAGCTGATACGGGAAAAACGCTTTCGTGAAGATCTCTACTACCGCCTGAACGTGGCTGTCATCGAGCTTCCCCCCCTGCGGAAACGCAAGGAAGACATCCCCCTTCTTGCGCGCCACTTCCTCAACCGCATCCGTACACAACTGGCCCTGGACGTGGACGGCTTCACCTCAGCGGCTGTATTCGCCCTGCAGCAGTACGACTGGCCGGGCAACGTGCGCCAGCTTGCCAACGTTCTGGAAGGGCTCGCCATCAGTGCGGCCCCCGGCCGCATAGACGAACGCCATGTAATCCGTGCATTAAGCGGTTCAACCGAAGGTGCGGCAGCCTTGCAGGTTTCCGGCACCGCAGATTGGAAAGCGGAAAGCAGCCTCGCCGCCCTGCCTGACGGCCCCATCAATCTCAAGGACAGTGTGGCAGAGCTGGAACGCATGCTTATACTCAACGCCCTGCAACGCACCCATGGCAACCAGAAGGAAGCAGCGGCCCTGCTCGCGCTTAACCCCAAGAATCTTTGGGCAAAAATGCAGAAGCATGAGATTTCACAAAACGATATAAAAGCATCACTTCCATAG
- a CDS encoding Flp family type IVb pilin, translating into MRTIKNFIREEEGATALEYGLLAALIAGVLTAAVTLLGGNIRDLFNRLAGDISGA; encoded by the coding sequence ATGCGTACCATTAAGAATTTTATCCGTGAAGAAGAAGGCGCAACCGCTCTGGAGTACGGCCTGCTGGCCGCTCTGATCGCCGGTGTTCTGACCGCCGCCGTTACCTTGCTCGGTGGCAACATTCGTGACCTGTTCAACCGTCTTGCTGGCGACATCAGCGGCGCATAA
- a CDS encoding Flp family type IVb pilin, translating into MRTIKNFIREEEGATALEYGLLAALIAGVLTAAVTLLGGNIRDLFNRLAGDISGA; encoded by the coding sequence ATGCGTACCATCAAGAATTTCATTCGTGAAGAAGAAGGCGCCACTGCTCTGGAATATGGCCTGCTGGCCGCTCTGATCGCCGGTGTTCTGACTGCAGCAGTTACCCTGCTCGGTGGCAACATTCGTGACCTGTTCAACCGTCTTGCTGGCGACATCAGCGGCGCATAA
- a CDS encoding A24 family peptidase yields MQVYLNLLLATILLIAVVTDLKGQRIPNWLTFPAMAFALAFHGITQGLDGLVFSFSGLALGFGVMILPYLFGAMGAGDVKLMMATGAFLGFSLTLQAFILTSIVGGFYALVMLARHMDVLKKVLAALRDTASLFLATRQFAYVRQADDKRFPRLCYGVAIAAGTFGVMVITWGPAGFLPAPWM; encoded by the coding sequence ATGCAAGTATACCTGAACCTTCTTCTTGCAACCATACTGCTCATCGCAGTGGTCACGGATCTGAAGGGCCAGCGCATCCCCAACTGGCTTACCTTTCCCGCCATGGCTTTCGCTCTTGCTTTTCACGGCATAACCCAGGGTCTGGACGGGCTGGTTTTCAGCTTTTCCGGCCTGGCCCTCGGTTTTGGCGTGATGATCCTCCCCTACCTCTTCGGCGCCATGGGAGCCGGTGACGTCAAGCTCATGATGGCCACCGGAGCCTTTCTTGGCTTCTCACTCACCCTGCAGGCATTCATCCTTACAAGCATTGTGGGCGGCTTCTACGCCCTCGTGATGCTGGCAAGGCACATGGATGTTCTTAAAAAGGTACTTGCCGCACTGCGCGACACGGCTTCGCTCTTTCTTGCGACACGCCAGTTCGCCTATGTCCGGCAGGCCGACGACAAGCGTTTCCCGCGCCTTTGCTACGGTGTGGCCATTGCGGCGGGAACCTTCGGGGTTATGGTCATCACTTGGGGCCCTGCCGGATTCTTACCGGCACCTTGGATGTAA
- the cpaB gene encoding Flp pilus assembly protein CpaB — translation MRASTIIPIALGLILSLAAGFMVFTWMQGSQKRQAVQAPQTIEIVVSAQPIAKGTKLTETHLKLASFLPETVPAGTFSEATNLIGRVVSTPFEQGEMITAGRLLDDSVQYGGVSTLISPGMRAIAVKGNQILGIAGFIRPGNRVDVLVTIDDERRTKDKAVTKTVLENIRVIATGTELEQKGEDKETSSVDVYTLEMEPKDAEKLALAATRGTLHFALRNPADTESIKTKGTNVPDTLSSLAPPVPKSRTAKPETKVEVISGTNRQTMRFAQ, via the coding sequence ATGCGCGCGTCCACAATAATTCCCATAGCCTTAGGGCTCATCCTTTCGCTTGCCGCCGGCTTCATGGTCTTCACATGGATGCAGGGGAGTCAGAAGCGTCAGGCTGTGCAAGCTCCTCAGACCATTGAGATCGTCGTTTCCGCCCAGCCCATTGCCAAAGGCACCAAGCTGACGGAGACCCATCTCAAGCTGGCCTCTTTCCTTCCCGAGACCGTGCCGGCAGGCACTTTCTCCGAAGCCACCAACCTCATCGGCCGCGTTGTCTCCACGCCTTTTGAACAGGGCGAGATGATCACCGCAGGACGTCTGCTCGACGACAGCGTGCAGTACGGCGGCGTTTCCACCCTCATCAGCCCCGGCATGCGCGCCATAGCCGTGAAGGGCAACCAGATTCTCGGCATCGCCGGATTCATTCGCCCCGGCAACCGCGTAGACGTGCTCGTGACCATTGATGACGAACGTCGCACCAAGGACAAGGCCGTCACCAAGACCGTACTGGAAAACATCCGCGTCATCGCCACCGGCACCGAACTGGAGCAGAAGGGCGAGGACAAGGAAACCTCTTCCGTAGATGTATACACCCTTGAAATGGAACCCAAGGACGCGGAAAAGCTGGCTCTGGCAGCCACCCGCGGCACCTTGCACTTTGCCCTGCGCAACCCTGCGGACACCGAATCCATCAAGACCAAGGGCACCAACGTTCCCGACACACTCTCCTCTCTTGCCCCGCCCGTACCCAAAAGCCGCACGGCAAAGCCTGAAACCAAGGTGGAAGTCATCTCCGGAACCAACCGCCAGACCATGAGGTTTGCACAATGA
- a CDS encoding type II and III secretion system protein family protein yields MHTTIAVIAAVLLCVASAALAAGPAQITPQTLEIVKGKSEVVSLTIPASRVSIADPDTADIVLLSPWQVYVTAKKPGVTSLTLWSRTGELAGVYDIHVTADLAQLKEMLHRLLPKETDIRVMGTGDKITLSGTVTSAASLATALEIAENYAPEKVTNLLSVGGVHQIMLEVKIAEMHRTVLDRFGIDLAYAFKGDFAYSMLNNLFYLDPTKGAFSMGESAAIVNPARNGMFRMTSGQVTLTGFLDVLKQNGLVRVLAEPTLICRSGEDAQFLVGGEIPIPIPQGFGTIAIEYKQYGVQLVFSPTVVSGDRISLKVFPEVSELDYSNLIEISGMKIPALSSRRASTVVELGNGQSFAIAGLMHNQIRENMKKYPGLGEVPILGTLFRSSEFRKEETELIIIVTPHLTKPLDVAQQKLPTDNFVEPTEMEFFFHGKMEGDRPANSGRIKPVSTGSPEDDNQPSTGMEGDFGHIIPQ; encoded by the coding sequence ATGCACACAACCATAGCGGTTATCGCGGCAGTTCTCCTCTGTGTTGCCTCGGCGGCCCTTGCTGCCGGCCCCGCACAGATTACGCCGCAGACCCTGGAAATCGTAAAGGGCAAGTCGGAAGTCGTGTCCCTCACCATTCCCGCCTCCCGAGTTTCCATAGCCGATCCGGACACTGCCGACATCGTCCTGCTCTCTCCGTGGCAGGTATACGTAACCGCCAAGAAACCCGGTGTGACCAGCCTGACCCTGTGGTCCCGCACCGGTGAGCTTGCAGGGGTGTATGACATCCATGTCACCGCCGACCTTGCGCAGCTTAAGGAAATGCTCCATCGCCTGCTGCCCAAGGAAACCGACATACGCGTGATGGGCACCGGCGACAAAATCACCCTTTCCGGCACCGTGACCAGCGCAGCCAGCCTTGCCACGGCGCTTGAGATTGCCGAAAACTACGCCCCCGAAAAGGTGACCAACCTGCTCAGCGTGGGCGGCGTGCATCAGATCATGCTGGAAGTGAAGATTGCGGAAATGCACCGAACCGTGCTGGACCGTTTCGGCATCGACCTTGCCTACGCCTTCAAGGGCGACTTCGCTTACTCCATGCTGAACAACCTGTTCTACCTCGACCCCACGAAGGGTGCCTTCTCCATGGGTGAAAGCGCCGCTATTGTTAACCCGGCCCGCAACGGGATGTTTCGTATGACCTCAGGTCAGGTGACCCTGACCGGTTTCCTTGACGTGCTCAAGCAGAACGGCCTTGTGCGTGTGCTGGCGGAACCCACCCTTATCTGCCGCAGCGGTGAAGACGCCCAGTTCCTCGTGGGCGGAGAAATCCCCATCCCCATCCCGCAGGGCTTCGGCACCATCGCCATCGAATACAAGCAGTACGGCGTACAGCTCGTGTTCAGCCCCACGGTTGTTTCCGGTGACCGCATCAGCCTCAAGGTCTTTCCCGAAGTTTCCGAACTCGACTACTCCAACCTCATTGAGATCAGCGGCATGAAGATTCCTGCTCTGAGCAGCCGCCGCGCCTCCACCGTGGTCGAACTCGGTAACGGCCAGAGTTTCGCCATCGCGGGCCTGATGCACAACCAGATCCGCGAGAACATGAAGAAGTATCCTGGTCTCGGCGAAGTTCCGATTCTCGGCACCCTGTTCCGCTCCAGCGAATTCCGCAAGGAGGAAACAGAGCTCATCATCATCGTAACCCCGCACCTGACCAAGCCGCTGGACGTGGCTCAGCAGAAGCTGCCCACCGACAACTTCGTTGAGCCCACGGAAATGGAATTCTTCTTCCACGGCAAGATGGAAGGCGACCGCCCCGCCAACTCGGGTCGCATCAAGCCCGTGAGCACCGGTTCGCCTGAAGACGACAACCAGCCCTCCACCGGTATGGAAGGCGACTTCGGCCATATCATCCCCCAATAG
- a CDS encoding AAA family ATPase, whose translation MNAVPIHFRLHHTEAVTSFAKLVKEDARFSVVLPGSAEADKPAGLVIVEVGGTQDVPVIAVLAANPSVREIFVIGPAQNADLILGCMRAGATEYLPLPLKVGEFRAALDRFATRNTRSATERNAGQPQPTRPGRIIHILGGKQGTGVTTIAVNLGVEASQLEDARPAALVDMRQPQGEVPLFLDVHYTHTWAAATHNAHRLDDAFMQSLMVRHASGLDILAAPDRSEDTGAAAPQAVAAMLSIMRSMYSTVFVDGSPFVDEISLAAMREADVVLLVSELSLPCLANTRRLLETLDSVDPEVADKVQLVVNRYTTKAGVTIAEAEELLGRPVVWKIDEDYIAAVNSINMGTPLRDTAPKSPLTRNIAKLAATFSRPATSSSPMKPKSGFMGKLFRASQAEAGTDEQQTPMHILQGAGG comes from the coding sequence ATGAACGCCGTACCCATTCACTTCAGACTGCATCACACGGAAGCCGTCACTTCCTTCGCCAAACTGGTGAAGGAAGACGCGCGTTTTTCCGTGGTGCTGCCCGGCTCGGCAGAGGCTGACAAGCCCGCCGGTCTGGTCATCGTCGAGGTTGGCGGTACGCAGGATGTTCCGGTCATCGCGGTACTGGCGGCCAATCCTTCAGTTCGTGAGATATTCGTCATCGGGCCCGCCCAGAACGCCGACCTCATTCTCGGCTGCATGCGCGCCGGTGCCACCGAATATCTGCCCCTGCCGCTCAAGGTAGGCGAATTCCGCGCCGCCTTGGACCGTTTCGCCACCCGCAACACCCGCTCCGCAACAGAGCGTAACGCTGGCCAGCCTCAGCCCACCCGCCCCGGACGCATCATCCACATCCTCGGCGGCAAGCAAGGAACCGGCGTGACCACCATTGCGGTCAACCTCGGCGTGGAAGCCTCGCAGCTTGAGGACGCCCGTCCCGCAGCACTGGTGGATATGCGCCAGCCGCAGGGTGAAGTGCCCCTGTTCCTCGACGTGCACTACACCCACACCTGGGCAGCCGCCACGCACAACGCGCACAGACTGGACGACGCCTTCATGCAGAGCCTGATGGTGCGCCACGCCTCCGGTCTGGACATTCTTGCAGCTCCCGACCGCTCCGAAGACACCGGCGCCGCCGCTCCGCAGGCCGTTGCCGCCATGCTCAGCATCATGCGCTCCATGTACTCCACTGTATTCGTAGACGGCAGCCCCTTCGTAGACGAAATATCCCTCGCCGCAATGCGCGAGGCTGATGTTGTGCTGCTGGTATCGGAACTGTCCCTCCCCTGCCTCGCCAACACCCGCCGTCTGCTGGAAACCCTGGATAGCGTAGATCCCGAGGTGGCAGACAAGGTGCAACTCGTGGTCAACCGCTACACGACCAAGGCCGGGGTAACCATTGCCGAGGCCGAGGAGCTTCTGGGCCGCCCCGTGGTATGGAAAATCGACGAAGACTACATAGCTGCCGTCAACTCCATCAATATGGGCACCCCACTGCGCGATACCGCACCTAAATCGCCCTTGACCCGTAATATCGCCAAGCTGGCCGCCACGTTTTCGCGTCCTGCCACGTCAAGCAGCCCGATGAAGCCCAAGTCCGGCTTCATGGGCAAGCTCTTCCGCGCCTCCCAAGCCGAAGCTGGCACAGATGAACAGCAAACCCCCATGCACATATTGCAGGGAGCAGGAGGTTAG